A window of the Helianthus annuus cultivar XRQ/B chromosome 4, HanXRQr2.0-SUNRISE, whole genome shotgun sequence genome harbors these coding sequences:
- the LOC110866723 gene encoding glycine-rich RNA-binding protein GRP1A-like, which produces MVAVAMVVAGVVGVGSSDDSGRGWQWWWRLIAVAAVIGGGSGNGGGDNQRWVVAMIGGGSGDAGTEVGGSGRWVAVVGRGSGGGGWRRRWVTVADDGGGGGWW; this is translated from the exons ATGGTGGCGGTGGCGATGGTGGTCGCGGGGGTGGTCGGAGTTGGTAGCAGCGACGACAGTGGTCGggggtggcagtggtggtggcggTTGATAGCAGTGGCGgcggtgatcggaggtggcaGTGGCAATGGTGGCGGCGATAATCAAAGGTGGGTGGTGGCGATGATCGGAGGTGGCAGTGGCGACG CGGGGACGGAGGTGGGTGGCAGCGGTAGGTGGGTGGCAGTGGTAGGTCGTGGCAGCggcggtggcgggtggcggcggaGGTGGGTGACGGTGGCagatgacggtggtggtggtgggtggtggtag